One genomic segment of Phycisphaerae bacterium includes these proteins:
- a CDS encoding phosphoribosylanthranilate isomerase codes for MTRIKVCGITTPRDARLAAEAGADAIGLVFARSPRRVSLEQAAAIVEDLPPHVLAVGVFVNEPAASVIRIAEALGLGEVQLHGDEPPQSVGELRRWRVVKSLRVRDAASLDPVMRYADAGAVAVLLDAFSDRAAGGTGLLFDWELLARARESGAVGHNVPLIVAGGLTPTNVAECIGILRPWGVDVSSGVEDAPGVKSADKIARFVAAVRGVDSGGSP; via the coding sequence ATGACACGCATCAAGGTCTGTGGAATCACCACGCCGCGCGACGCTCGCTTGGCGGCCGAAGCCGGCGCCGATGCGATCGGCCTCGTTTTTGCCCGGTCGCCGCGCCGCGTCTCCCTCGAACAGGCTGCTGCAATCGTTGAAGATCTGCCGCCGCACGTTCTGGCGGTCGGTGTATTCGTCAACGAACCGGCCGCTTCGGTCATTCGGATCGCCGAGGCGCTTGGTCTGGGTGAGGTTCAATTGCACGGCGACGAGCCGCCTCAGTCTGTGGGGGAACTCCGCCGTTGGCGCGTGGTCAAGTCCCTGCGTGTTCGGGATGCCGCATCACTCGATCCGGTGATGCGGTATGCCGATGCCGGCGCCGTTGCGGTTCTGCTGGACGCGTTCTCCGATCGCGCCGCCGGAGGCACCGGTTTGCTGTTCGATTGGGAGCTTCTGGCCCGCGCTCGCGAGTCGGGCGCCGTGGGGCACAATGTGCCATTGATCGTTGCGGGTGGGTTGACGCCGACGAATGTGGCCGAGTGCATCGGAATTCTGCGCCCCTGGGGAGTCGATGTCAGCAGCGGCGTCGAGGATGCTCCGGGCGTGAAATCGGCGGACAAGATTGCACGGTTCGTTGCCGCCGTCCGCGGGGTTGACTCCGGCGGATCTCCGTAG